GTTAACAAGGCGAATGGGCATTTTGATATTTAAGAAGAATTGACTAATACTTAGCCGTGCTTTTTCTGGTACCACTTTACTGTATCCTGTGTGCATGGGTTTAAATACATAGTAGTAAGCCTTATCATTAAAGGCATAGATTTTTCGGTTATATGGCTGTATAGGATCTTTAATTACAGAGACATTTAATTCTGTGTCGGCATACTCATATTCCTCATCCTCAATCGTATCCTCATAGGTATCATTATTACTATCTTCTTGATCACTAACGGCTTCCGTGAGTTGACCTTCCGAAGGTTGACTCTGCTCTCTATCAAAAGCACTTTCTAATTCTACCTGGATAGGTTTTAATTCATTATTCTTATTGGCGGTATCTACTCCAGAATCTTTGGTATCTCTCACCATTTCATCAGATTGACTCTCTGAAACAGGAACGGAATCTGTCGAGGCAGAAGCCGTATACAAACAAATTGCAAAAAG
The genomic region above belongs to Candidatus Jettenia caeni and contains:
- a CDS encoding lipoprotein, which produces MRTSAILAFLFLFAICLYTASASTDSVPVSESQSDEMVRDTKDSGVDTANKNNELKPIQVELESAFDREQSQPSEGQLTEAVSDQEDSNNDTYEDTIEDEEYEYADTELNVSVIKDPIQPYNRKIYAFNDKAYYYVFKPMHTGYSKVVPEKARLSISQFFLNIKMPIRLVNCLLQGKFKGAGTEAMRFVINTTVGIGGLFDPAKSKFHLERQDEDFGQTLAKYKIGQGYYIQWPLIGPSTIRDTVGYAGDVALNPLTLISFFIGPIEGFVTKTYDDVNETSLGKGKTYESITTQAIDPYIALQDAYIQNRIKKIKE